From Halomarina ordinaria:
CGCCGTCGCCACGCCCGGCCACCGCGACGACCACCACGCCCTCGTCGACGAGGGGCGCTCGCTGGCCGTCCTCGGCGACGCGGTTAGCGGGTCGGACCAGCGCGGCATCCCGCCGGGGTACTTCGTCCTCCCGCCGGCCGTCTACTCGGAGGACCTCCACGAGGCGGAGGCGTCGCTCGAACGCCTGCTCGACTACGACTTCGACGCCGCGCTCCTGTATCACGGCTCGTCGGTGCTCGAGGACGCGAGCGAGAGACTCCGCGCGTTCGTCGAGTTCGTCGGCCGGCCTACCTGAGGCGTTCGCCCACGTCGAGGCCGCAGGCGAGCGCCCGGCCGACGCGCCCCTCGCCCACGACCCAGTCCCCGGCGACGTACAGGCCGTGGCCCGCACAGCGCCGGTGGGCGTCGCCCTCGAGACCGCCCTCGGGGAGCGCGTAGCGCCACCCCTGGCGGTCGGTCCAGTCGGGGGTGGCGAGGCGTTCGTCACCGAGGAGGGCGGTGACGACGTCGGCGACGTCCTCTTTGACGACCTCAGGGTCGTCGTCGTACCGCTCGCGCGACCACTCGGGGGCCATCTGCGCGACGAGCAGCGACTCGCCGGCCGGCACGTGGCCGGGCTTGCACTCCTCGCGCGAGAGCCACCCGAGGTCGTGTTCCTTGTCCGTGTTGACCAGCGCGTACCACGGCCGGTCGAGTTCGAAGTCGTAGTGCAGGAGGACGCTGTAGACGGTCCGGTAGTCGACGGCCTCGACCGCCTCGCGGAGTTCGTTCCGGAGGTCGTGGTCCCACGCCGTCGCGTCGAGCAACGCCGCCGTCTGCGGGGCCGGCGGCGTGAGGACGAGGCGGTCGAACGTCCCGAGGTCGGCGCCGTCGACGTCGGCCAGCGTCCACCCCTCCCCCTCGCGCTCGATTGCCCCCACACGGGTCTCCAGTTCGACGGTCGCGTCGGTGTGTGCGAACAGACGTTTCGCCAGCTGGGTGATGCCCGCCTCGTAGGTCCACTTGTGCTCGTCGCTCTCGCGGCCCTCCTCGATGGTCCCCGAGGCGTCGAACGTCCAGACGGGTTCCTCGACGTCGACGAGGCCGTCGGTCCCGAGCGTCGAGCCGACGAGGTCGGTCACACGGTCCTCGTTCGCCTTGACGTAGTTCGCCCCGTGGTCGTACCGGCAGCCGTGTTTCCGACGGGTCGCGGCCCGCCCGCCCACGCCCCGGGACTTCTCGAAGACGGTGACGGTGGCGTCCGCCTCGCGCAACGCGTAGGCGACACCGGCGCCCGCGGCACCCGCGCCGACGATGGCGATGTCCATACCGTTACGAGGGACGCACCGAGCAAAAACCCCCGTCCGGCGGACGGCGTCGGCGAGTCACTCGGACTCGCGCTCCCGTTCGGCTTCGCGCTCGCGCTCGCGCTTCAGGCGACGCGCACGGTCGTCCTCGGCGTTCTCCAGCGTGTCGGTCGAGAGCAGGCGGTCGAGCTTCCGCTCGAACTGGGCGTCGGTGAGTTCGCCGGCCGCGTAGCGCCGCCGGAGCGTCTCGAGCGGCGTCTCGTCGTCCGGTACTGAGGCGTCCCGCGTCGACGCGTCGACGTGGTCCTCGTCGGTGCGCTCGTCGCCGCGTCCCGTGCCGAACCAGTCGCCGACGCCTCCCCACCAGTCAGTGTCCTCCTCGTCCCACCACTCTGCTCGGTCCTCCTCGTCGCCGAACAGCATCGCGACGATGGGGATTACGACGACGTAGCCGACGATGAGCGCGGCGAGCCACCACTCCTGGCCCGTGAAGAGGCCGGCGAGCCACAGCCCCGTCACCAGCGTCGTGGCGACGCCCGTCGCGTTCTCGCGGAGGCGCGCCAGTGGCCCGTCGTCGTCCATACCTCGGGATACTCCGCCGCCGGGATAAAACCGTTCGCAGTGCCCTCACGCCAGCCCCGCGGCGAACGCCCGGAGACGCTCCCCGCCGCCCCGGACGAACGGGACGCCGTGCCCCACGCAGACGACGTCGAAGGGGGCGGCGCGCGCGACGAGCGCGCGGACGCTCGCGCGCATCGCCGCGCGGTCGTAGGAGTCGCCCCAGAAGGGGAGTTCGAGGGCGCCGTCGGTCTCCCACAGCAGGTCGCCGACGAAGCCGACGCCCGCTTCGTGGACGTACGCCGTGTGTCCGGGGTTGTGTCCCGGCGTGTGGTGGGCCGTGAACCCGCCGATGCGGTCGCCGTCCTCGACGGGCGTGAGCGCCACGTCGCGCAGGTCGAACGCCTCGCGGGCGAGGCGGTGGAACGCCCCCTTGTGGTGGAACCACGGCGGGTCGGTATCGCCGCGGACCAGCGCGACGTCCGCCGCGCCGAGGTACACCTCGGCGTCGAAGCGCGGGCCGCCCAGCCGACGCGCGAGCGCCGTCAGCCCGCCGACGTGGTCGAGGTCGTAGTGCGTCAGGAGCACGCGGTCGACGTCCGCGGGGTCGTAGCCGGCGGCGGCGAGTTCCCCGCGCAGCGACCGGCGGTTGGCCGGCATCCCGGTGTCGACGAGCGTCACCGTCCCCCCGTCGTCGACGACGTAGGCGTTGACGACGAACGGCTCGACCCAGCCCAGCTGGAGGCGGTGGACGTCCCCCCTGACTCGTTCCATAGTCGAGAGAAGCGCCCCGGAGGGAAAAGGAAGTCCGCGACCGCCGTCGAGTAGGGTGACGGTCAGTCCAGGCGCGTGCTCACGTACGGGCCGTCCTGGACGTAGCCGAGCTTCTCGCGGTAGTACTGCCGGACGCCGATGCCGGAGATGACGGCGAGTTTCCCGTAGCCCGCGTCGGCGGCCCGCCGCTCGGCCTCCCGGAGCAGTCGTCGGCCGAACCCCTTGTGCTGGAACCCGTCGTCGGAGTCGAGACCGACGCCGACCTCGTTCCCGTAGACGTGGAGTTCGCGCACGAGCGCGGCGTCCGCGAGTTCCCGCCGGACCGGGTCGTTCGGGAACCGCAGGCGACAGAACCCGACGAGGAGGTCGTTGTCGGGGTCCTCGAAGGAGATGAACTGCTCGGTGCCGCCGCAGACCTCGTAGGTGAGGGTGTCGAGTTCGACCGACTCCGGTTCGGCGTCGTTCATGCCGACCTCCCGACACCGGATGCAGTCGCACGTCCAGCCGTGCTCCTCCATGCGCTCGCGCGCCAGTTGCCGGAGGTTCGACTTCCACACCCCGGCGTCGATGAAGTCCGCGGGGATGTCGCGCTGGACGCGCTGGAGGCGCGTGTACGTCGGTATCATCGACTTCACCTCCGCGACCAGCTCCGCGGCCTCCTCGTTCGTCAGCGGGTCGTACTCGCCGGTGTGCCACATGTCGTAGGTGCGCGTCCCGCGGACGACGAGCGTCGGGTATATCTTCAGGTAGTCGGGCCGCCAGTCGGTGTTCTCGAACAGCTCGCGGAAGTCCTCCAGACACATGTCGAGGGACATGCCGGGCTGGCCGGGCATCATGTGGAAGCCGACCTTGAACCCCGCGTCGCGCAGGCGGCGGTTGGCGTCGATGGACGCCTGGATGCCGTGGCCGCGGTGCATCTCGCGGTTGATGCGCTCGTAGGTGGTCTGGACGCCGAGTTCGACCTTCGTCCCGCCGAGGTCGAGCATCCGGTGTATCTGCTCGGGGTCGCACCAGTCGGGCTTCGTCTCGAAGGTCGTCCCGATGTTGCGCACGTCCGCCGTCTCGTTCTCGGCGACGACGTCCTCCAGGTAGCGGAAGTCGACGTCCTCGGGGGCCTGTGCGAAGCTCTCGCCCTCGGCGGGTTCGGGCTCCTTCGTCACGTCGTAGTCGTTCATCGCCTCCAGCGCGCGCTTGACGAACCACTCCTGGTAGTCGTGGCTCCGCGCCGTCATCGTCCCGCCCATCAGGATGAGTTCGACCTTGTCGACGGGGTGGCCGATCTCCCGGAGCTGTTCGAGGCGCAGCGTCACCTGCCCGTAGGGGTCGTAGTCGTTCTGGACGCCGCGGGCGGCGGCGGGTTCGTGGCCCGTGTAGCTCTGCGACGAGGTGAACTCGCTGGCCGGCCCGCCGGGGCAGTAGAGACACTTCCCGTGGGGGCACATGTGCGGACTGGTCATGATGGCCACCGGCGAGACGCCCGAGGCGGTCCGGACCGGTTTGCGCCGGAGGACGGGTTCGAGTTCGTCTCT
This genomic window contains:
- a CDS encoding NAD(P)/FAD-dependent oxidoreductase → MDIAIVGAGAAGAGVAYALREADATVTVFEKSRGVGGRAATRRKHGCRYDHGANYVKANEDRVTDLVGSTLGTDGLVDVEEPVWTFDASGTIEEGRESDEHKWTYEAGITQLAKRLFAHTDATVELETRVGAIEREGEGWTLADVDGADLGTFDRLVLTPPAPQTAALLDATAWDHDLRNELREAVEAVDYRTVYSVLLHYDFELDRPWYALVNTDKEHDLGWLSREECKPGHVPAGESLLVAQMAPEWSRERYDDDPEVVKEDVADVVTALLGDERLATPDWTDRQGWRYALPEGGLEGDAHRRCAGHGLYVAGDWVVGEGRVGRALACGLDVGERLR
- a CDS encoding SHOCT domain-containing protein; its protein translation is MDDDGPLARLRENATGVATTLVTGLWLAGLFTGQEWWLAALIVGYVVVIPIVAMLFGDEEDRAEWWDEEDTDWWGGVGDWFGTGRGDERTDEDHVDASTRDASVPDDETPLETLRRRYAAGELTDAQFERKLDRLLSTDTLENAEDDRARRLKREREREAERERESE
- a CDS encoding MBL fold metallo-hydrolase, which encodes MERVRGDVHRLQLGWVEPFVVNAYVVDDGGTVTLVDTGMPANRRSLRGELAAAGYDPADVDRVLLTHYDLDHVGGLTALARRLGGPRFDAEVYLGAADVALVRGDTDPPWFHHKGAFHRLAREAFDLRDVALTPVEDGDRIGGFTAHHTPGHNPGHTAYVHEAGVGFVGDLLWETDGALELPFWGDSYDRAAMRASVRALVARAAPFDVVCVGHGVPFVRGGGERLRAFAAGLA
- a CDS encoding tRNA uridine(34) 5-carboxymethylaminomethyl modification radical SAM/GNAT enzyme Elp3, translated to MSTQPTETDAFERTCEALVRRILDGEVDREGLERAKLEACSEHSAPKVPKNSELLDFAGEEHRDELEPVLRRKPVRTASGVSPVAIMTSPHMCPHGKCLYCPGGPASEFTSSQSYTGHEPAAARGVQNDYDPYGQVTLRLEQLREIGHPVDKVELILMGGTMTARSHDYQEWFVKRALEAMNDYDVTKEPEPAEGESFAQAPEDVDFRYLEDVVAENETADVRNIGTTFETKPDWCDPEQIHRMLDLGGTKVELGVQTTYERINREMHRGHGIQASIDANRRLRDAGFKVGFHMMPGQPGMSLDMCLEDFRELFENTDWRPDYLKIYPTLVVRGTRTYDMWHTGEYDPLTNEEAAELVAEVKSMIPTYTRLQRVQRDIPADFIDAGVWKSNLRQLARERMEEHGWTCDCIRCREVGMNDAEPESVELDTLTYEVCGGTEQFISFEDPDNDLLVGFCRLRFPNDPVRRELADAALVRELHVYGNEVGVGLDSDDGFQHKGFGRRLLREAERRAADAGYGKLAVISGIGVRQYYREKLGYVQDGPYVSTRLD